The following proteins are co-located in the Myroides profundi genome:
- a CDS encoding DUF2314 domain-containing protein — translation MEKENPIFYAKGDDPILIEAYKKAQDTFKYFWRELSWEYRRIVPAFDMASVKVAFTQEVEGEEEPVVEHMWIGDVDFDGDIIYGELLNQPNMLTNIEEGEQIGVTLDQISDWMFISQGKAFGGFTVQAMRSVMTEEERKEHDDAWGLEFGDFNDVVYVYEQKEHPENLIEHPMSKNMKESLEKFLDENPDEVTNKDEAGYTFLHKEVISGNLTSVEVLLAKGANKNEPNNEGKTPIDYAKQLNWEHIIPVLG, via the coding sequence ATGGAAAAAGAGAACCCGATTTTTTATGCAAAAGGAGATGACCCTATCTTAATAGAGGCATATAAGAAAGCTCAAGATACCTTCAAATACTTTTGGAGAGAGTTGTCTTGGGAATATAGAAGAATAGTACCTGCTTTTGATATGGCAAGTGTTAAAGTGGCTTTTACACAAGAGGTAGAAGGTGAAGAAGAGCCTGTAGTAGAGCATATGTGGATAGGTGATGTAGACTTCGATGGAGATATTATCTATGGAGAGTTATTAAATCAACCTAATATGCTTACGAATATAGAAGAAGGAGAGCAAATAGGGGTAACTCTGGATCAAATCAGTGACTGGATGTTTATTAGTCAAGGTAAAGCTTTTGGAGGTTTTACTGTGCAGGCTATGCGTTCTGTGATGACTGAAGAAGAGAGAAAAGAGCACGATGACGCTTGGGGATTAGAGTTCGGAGATTTTAATGATGTGGTTTATGTTTATGAACAAAAAGAACATCCTGAGAACCTTATAGAACACCCTATGAGTAAGAATATGAAAGAGAGCTTAGAGAAATTCTTAGATGAGAACCCTGATGAGGTAACGAATAAGGATGAGGCTGGATATACGTTCTTACACAAAGAGGTTATCTCAGGTAACCTTACAAGTGTTGAGGTATTATTAGCAAAAGGAGCTAATAAGAACGAACCAAATAATGAAGGTAAAACTCCAATAGACTATGCTAAACAGTTAAACTGGGAACATATCATCCCTGTATTAGGATAA